One Gossypium hirsutum isolate 1008001.06 chromosome A08, Gossypium_hirsutum_v2.1, whole genome shotgun sequence genomic window, GATATTAAACACAatgataaaagtaaaattaaaaaaaccataCTACATTAAgacaaataacaataataatatagtataaaaaaatGGTAATAATAGCGGtggtaatttttaataaataatagaaataatattataacatgATAAGACTATTAATAATTACATTTAAAGGGAgaacgaatatatatatatatataatagtataagTAATAATAGGAAAAAGGTAATAGTAAACAGTAGGAATAATAAAAAAGGGTATAACGaactatatttaaaatagttaacttttaataaaatatataaaaagattaataataataatataatgatttaaaataaatagtaaaaaaacagTAAAACAAAcgtaatgtaataaaaataataaatagtggtataataaaaatagtataacAAATAATaggataaaaagggaaaaaaaataatactacAATTAATCGtagaatataataaaatagtaataataaaataaaaactaaaaataattaattttatgataGAAGTGgctaaaataattgaaataggGCGTAATTGAAAATAAAACGGGATTTTTGGGGCCAAAACCGCAATAAAAGAGAAGTGGGGAATCAAACGCAGAATTTACCCATGAGGGCAAAAAAGGCATGGGTCAACCCACCTCAAACGGTGCCGTTCCCATGGGATCAAATATCCCAAAACCTTATTATTTTGTTTGTGGCTCATTTGAGCCGAAATCAGAGGGAGAAAAGAGGGGTTTTCCCCTTTTCCCTTCGCAAGGGCATAGATCGCCCATCGTCGCGGCTCCACCTTCCCCAAACGCACACCGCGGTGGCCGACGAGCCAGGTAAGGCCCTCTTACAAtccttttttattgttattttttaaaactttgttttaatataggaaaaaaggaaaaaaaaaagcaaattcgTAACGAGGGGTTGAGGATTAAAACtcgaaaaagaataaaaattcataatcacCTTTGTTTCTATTGGGTCGTACTAAAATATTACTCAAAAAATCTGCTATATCTCTCcgtaatttctctttatttccaaaaaaaatcCCCCCTTTACGGATATCTCGGAGGTGTGGGAGCGTGGCATGGAGTAGCGCACGATTCGGAAGCTTGGCGCGCGTCGTACGCTGCTTGGTCTCGAAGCTTGCGGCGCCGATTTCCTTCTGCAGCTGGGGTTTTGGGTTGGCTTTATGTTTTGTGTATTGGGTTGAGAGATGTGGGTTAGGTTTTGGGTAATCTGTTGGGCTTTGGGTCTGTTTTGTATTGGGTTTTAATAGGTGTTTTTATATTtgggtttagtttttttatttaattttgtatgtGTGAGCCTGGGCATAAATTGGGCTCAacaataataacataacaaacatagCAATAAAGACATTAACGATACGAAAATgcataatagaattaaaaataatatgccgaatgatgatgtatatatatagtgaTAATAGTAAAGTTAAAATAACAATGTTAAATTAGTgaaagtgaaaaataataaataataataatttagtataaaaaatatttgataaaaaaactatggtatataaaaataataaaaataatatagtaagtctattaataattatattgaaaAAAAACTGTAgcgaaaaatatatacatataaaaattataaataataatagtaaaataatagtagtaaacggtaaaaaaaataataaataaaatataataagtataataaactatatttaaaataattagttttactttaaaaatatatatacgaagcatataacaaatatataaataaataatataataatgtgaaacataa contains:
- the LOC107928338 gene encoding uncharacterized protein translates to MRAKKAWVNPPQTVPFPWDQISQNLIILFVAHLSRNQREKRGVFPFSLRKGIDRPSSRLHLPQTHTAVADEPGIVAKTSESRGMAEWDAGERRAARGLKQQP